The region GTGGTGGCGTCGGCGGTGAACCGGGTGTCGACCACAGCGCCGATCCCAGCGCCGATCCCAGCACCGACCACGGCGTGGACCAGGGCGTCGACCGGCTGGTCGAGGTCGAGCACCAGGCCGGGCTCGTCCGGCGCGAGCGGTTCGAGGGTGGCGAACTGGGAGGCCACCAGGCCGACCGGCATGAAGTGGTCGGACCGGGCGGCGACCCGCCGGCGGACCACCTCCGGGTCGCCGGCCAGGTGCACGAAGCGGACCGCCGGCGCGGCGGCGCGCAGGCCGTCGCGGAAGGTCCGCTTGAGCGCGGAGCAGGTGACGACGCCGCCGTCCGGGTGGGCGGCGAGCCAGTCGCCGACCGCGCGCAGCCACGGCGCCCGGTCCGCGTCGTCCAGCGGCACGCCGGCGGCCATCTTGGCGATGTTCGCCGGCGGGTGGAAGTCGTCGGCGTCGGCGAAGGGC is a window of Saccharothrix espanaensis DSM 44229 DNA encoding:
- a CDS encoding gluconokinase, encoding MPQPIVVMGVSGSGKTTAGTALARRLAVPFADADDFHPPANIAKMAAGVPLDDADRAPWLRAVGDWLAAHPDGGVVTCSALKRTFRDGLRAAAPAVRFVHLAGDPEVVRRRVAARSDHFMPVGLVASQFATLEPLAPDEPGLVLDLDQPVDALVHAVVGAGIGAGIGAVVDTRFTADATTCLTAEEGHPR